agcttttgttcaacaaaggaaacaatcaataatgtgaaaagagagcctacagagtgggagaaaatcttttccacacacacttcagacagagcacaaatttccaaaatttataaagaacttacaaaactttacaccaaaaataaaaagaacccaatcaataagtgggctaaggaactgggcagacacttcacagaagaagatataccagtgatcaacaaatatatgaaaaagtgctcatcatctctggtaattagagaaatgcaaattaaaaccaccctaagatttcatctaactccaattagaatggttattatcaagaacacaaacaataataagtgttggtgtggatgtggggaaaaacactcatacattgctggtggagttgcaaattggtgcagccactctggaaagcagcacggagattcctcagaaaacttggaatgaacctgccatttgacccagttatccacttctgggtttatacccaaaggacttaaaatcagcataccacagtgacataACCATGtcaatgtccatagctgctcaattcacaatagctagattgtggaatcaacctagatgcccttcaattgatgaatggataaagaaactgtggtatatatacacaatggaatattactcagccataacaaaaaataaaattatggcatttgctggtaaatggatgaagctggagaatattatactaagtgaaataagccaagcccaaaaaaccaaaggtcaattgttttccctgataagtggatgatgacacataatgaggggggtgggggcgggcaagagaagaatggaggaactttggattgcgtagaggaaaatgagaggggaggaaggaggggaaggaaagatggtggaatgagacagacatcgttaccctatgtacatgtatgattacatgaatggtgtgaatctacatcgtgtacaaccacagaaatgaacagttgtaccccatttgtgtagaatgaatcaaaaggcagtctgtaaaaataaatttaaaaagaaaagaaaagcgaaacagaaaccacaaaaataaataaatacatacatacatacatactctGCTCCCTAGCGAATGGACCCTAggcaagttttaaattttgaccaTTCTGAGGCTTCATTTGATGTactcatttaacaaattttattgagTTTCTCCTATATATGTTACTTGTCTGGGTGTTGGGTATATGGCTGTGATTTTTTCTGCAACCTGAATTCtcttggaatgagacagataacACATATATACCAAAAGAAAcccataaaataatttcagagtgATAAATcctatgaagaaaatttaaaaaggtaatgtGGTACAGAATAACTCAGGAGTGATTTTTACCTGGAAGGTGGAGGGGGCATCTCTGAGAAGATCAGATTTGAATGGAGACCTGAAGAGAGAAGATAGGACTTGCTAGAAGGGGAGAGTTCCAGTAAAGAAACTGTAAGAACAAGAgcaaagagacagaaaggagcTGGGCATGTTATGTGTTTCCTAAGGCTGCCATGACAATTTACCACAAACCAAGTGACTTGAAATGATAGAAGTTTATTCTTTCTGTCATGGAGGCTAGAAGCCCTAAATCAAGGATCATGCTTCCTCTGAAGGTTCTAAAGaatcctcccttcccttttcctaatTACTGATGGTTGCCAGCAATCCTTGGTGTTCCAAGGCCTTTAGTTCCATCACCCCGATCTCTGCCTCTGTATTTGAATGACCTTCTGTATCTCTGCACCTGAATCTCCCCCAATTCCCACCCCTCTcgttctcttgctctctctctctctccttcattttataaagacACCAATTATTGCATTTACACACACTGTTCCATATGACCTCACCATGATGCGTGTACctctgcaaagaccctgtttcTGAGTAAGGTTACGTTCTGAGTTTGGGGAGGACCATGGTCACACGTCCAGGTAAGCTCAGTAGAACAGTGGAGGCCAAGGCTGAAGCATCATGGACagtggggagaggcagggagggccaCTTCACACAGGGCTTTGTAGGACTTGTGTGAAGAGTTTGGATTCCTTTAAGTGCAAAAAGATGTCACTGAAGGGCTTAAGCAGGAAGGTggtttgttgttttaaaagaGCCCTTAGACTGTGGAGGGAACGGAAtggatggtgaagagcaagaataTATTAAAGTGACCAGGGAAAGAAGGCCAGTTGTCCAAACAAGAGATTGTGAATAAATTAAAGTGTTGGTGGAGAACATAGTGGTCAAAAGTAGATTAGTTTGAGGTGTGTTTGCAGGTAGAACTGAGGAGCTCTGGGTGCTGGTGTCGGAGGTGAGGGAGGGGAAGTGGTAATTCCTGCGTGGGTGGGGCCTTTTCTAGGAGGGGAGGACCAGAGGTGGATGGTAAGGCCGGGGAGACGTCGAGCTCTGCATTAGACACATTTAGTCCAGTGCCAAGGTTTGCCATTTACTGTTGGGCAGCTCTGTTAGGCAGGAGAGAGCTGGCCGTCTTAGGCGACAGAAGCCCAAGGGGCCACTTGCCTTCAATATGGGTAAGAGGGCTGCTCCTGGTGTGCTCAGTGAGGGCCGCTGCACCTGGAAGCCGGCATCCCAGGCTTCACGGGGCACCTGCTACCTTGGCAAGAGCAGAGGAAGGGCTAGCCGGGCCCCAGGCAGAAACAGGAGCACCAAGTTGGGAGTCCAGGGTCCTGGCTTGGTCCCTAACTGTGTGACATTGGAGATCACTCGCCTCTGTACACCATTCTCATCTGTGAGATGGGAATAGTTATACCTGCCTTCCCTGAGCTGGGAAAGGCAAAGACAGCACGTGTCAAGCACAGCATGGCGACAGGGCCAGAGTAGGGGCTTTGCCATTGTGCTTGCTGAAGACCTCAGAGAACAGTGTGGTCCAGAGAGAGAGCAGTGTGGCAGGTAAGAACGTGGACTCTCCGGCTTGGctactgggttcaaatcccagcacacatacccctcctcctcttccttacTACCTATGTTTCCCTTAGCATGGCTTAACTGCTCTGGGTCTGATtttctttgtctgtaaaatggggatgctAGAAATACCTTCCCCTTAGCAGGTTGCGAGCACAAAATGAATTGACACATGTAAAACACACCCAGTATCACCAAGCGATGATAGGTTCTTTGCACTCACTAGCCCCGTTGTTATAAAGACTGATAACGGGGGATGTCCTGGACTCTGACTGCTGTCCCCCAAACAGTCCCTTGCTAAGTTCCCTCTCATTCAACTCTTGTCCATTTACAGGCCCTATAGATGGAGAATTTGGGTCAAAACTGTGTTCAGACATTAGGGAGCAGGAAGAAAAGGATATATATTGCAGTGACTGTAATTGCAAATATAGTCGCCTGTGGTCAGAGCTAAGCACTTTGCATGTATTGGTTACATGTATGCCGGGACTAGTACTAAGCATTTTACACGTGTGTATTTTACCTGCATCACTCACGTAAATCTCTGAAGCACTGAGATGAGTTCTGTTATAATTTCCATATCATAGATGAGGGAATAATTTTTAGAGAACATAGTCAATGGATCAGAACAATTTCtcagcacctactgtgtgcaggcaGGGAGCCAGGCCCCACGGAAAGCAGCCTTCATGCCTTCATTAAGCATAGTGTGGTCCTGCCTTCAGGAAGCTTCCTCTAGGGCAgaaaagcattcattcattcacccattcaaCTACCATTACGCCCCTGAGCTGTGCCAGGCAGAGAACTAACAGATCTTAACTGGTTTGTACCTTTTGAGTGGCACAGTCTTAGATTTGGGAGAGACCCCCATCAGAATGTTCGCAATTGTTTCAGAAACTTACAAATCTTCTGCAGGAGGAAGGAAAACCGGGAAAAGTAAGCGAGAGAAGGTTAAAAGGGGGCAAAAAGATGAGACATTTAAGAGGAGACAGGGCTGACAAAGTCCTTTCCCACAGATATGAATGCCTACTTGTAAACAGCCGATTTCTGCCAGCCAGAACAAAGTAGGATTCCTGGATTGTGCCAGGAAGCCCGCGGATGGCCAGCTCCTCCCCTTGCCCAGCGGGGCTACCCCGCTGCAGGAGAAAGAGCGGAGCGTGAGAAAGTCCAAggcaaagaggtgaaagagcggGGCACCAGATTTCATGGCCGTGGGTGCTTGTCACCCACCTGACCCCCAGTGAGGAGTGTGCAGTGCCCAGAGCTGGTGGGAAGAGCCGGTGATAGGCTGTGGCAACCAGCACCAGGCAAACAGTGTCAGTGGAGCGAACACGCCACCTCAACCAGAGGAGCCGCCTGAGGTGGCCGAGGAAAGTGGAGCACCGACGGAGGCTGCAGGGGACCGACGTCAGATACAAGCCTCACCTTTCCTTAACCCGAGACCCCAGTTCCAGAGTTCTTGAAGCCCGTGGGATGGGGGAGCGGAGGTAAGACCCGAGAGGGATCGGGCAGTAGATCCGATAGGCGGCGGAAATCCGGAGCGGTCACAGCTGGAGCGCAGCCCTGAAGTCCCCAAGGCGTCCCAGCTGTGAATCCCACCCCGGGAGAGACGGAGCCGACTCAGGCTAAAAGGCGTCTGGAAAACTGAGAAGCATGCGCCTATTTGTTCCAGCTACTGGTTGTTCCGAGTCTCCAGCGTCCCGTGCGGTGGCGGGAAGACCTCACATCAACTAGAGAAGCCAGTTCAGCCGGCGTAAGCCGAGGGACCCCTGCTCCCGGCACCGAAGGCTCCCCAGCCACGGAGCGCACGCTCGCTGCCCAGAGTGACTTCCTAACTCATCGCTGCCCTACCCGGCAGCCGCAGCAGGGGCGGATGGAGAATCGCACAGGGTCCCCTGAACGCGCCAACTCGTCTGGCCTGGGCACCATGCCTCGGCCTCCACTGGCTGTGCAAACAGCGACTCTGATTCTGGTGCCCCTTGTGTGCGCCCTCGGTGTGGCGGGCAACGTCATGGTGATCCTGGTAGTGGTCCGGAGCCGCCATATGGTCACACCGACCAACTGCTACCTGGTGAGCCTAGCCTCAGCAGACCTGCTGGTGCTTCTCGCGGCGGGAGTGCCCACTGTGGCTGAGGCGGCGTCCGCCCACGTTTGGGTTTTCGGCCACGCAGGCTGCCTGGGCATCACCTACCTGCAGTACGTGGGCATCAACGCCTCCACCGGCTCCATCGCGGCGTTCACGGTGGAGCGCTACCTCGCCATCTGCCATCCTCTGCGAGCCCAGGCGCTGTGCACCGTGGCGCGGGCCAAGCGCACCGCGGCATTGGTGTGGCTGGGCACTGGCGCCTACTGCGTGCTCTGGCTCTTCCTGGTGGACACGCGCGAGGCAGTGTACGCTGACGGTGTGCAAGTTCAGTGCGGCTACCGAGTGTCGCGCTCTCTCTACCTGCCAGTCTATTTCCTGGATTTCACTGTCTTCTACGTCCTGCCTCTGGGCCTGGCCACTGTGCTCTACGCACTCATAGCGCGTGGCCTCTTGGCCCGGCCGCTGCCTCCTGGCTACTCCGGGCGCGCGGGCTCTGCGCACCAGGGCGGCCCCACCTGCAGAGCAAGCCTCCTGTCCAAGGGCAGGAAGGGCGCCCTGGGCTCTCGGAAGCAGGTAGGCCCTCCGTCCGCGCCTGGGGCCTTTATGGAGTCTGTAGAATGGTAAATGCGAGCTTAGGCGTTTCTGGAGGCGCCTGCGAGCAGTGGGGATCCCGGTTGTGGCAGGCCGGTGCTTTTCGAAACACCCCTTCTGCCTTTCTGAGCCTCCGTTTCTTCTTCGGTTGGGGTTTTGTCAGTGCCCAGGGCATAGAAGTGCCTCGAGAAATGAAATAACCCATCTAAAGTCTTCAGCCCCCTGCATTTCCCAAACCAAATGCTCACTTAGTGctggttattttattattattaaacttcCAAACACCCCTGTGCTGGGCGCTGTTATGCTCTTCATTCTGAAGAGAAACTGAAGCTctgagaggtgaagtgactttcccaaggtctCACTACTCCACTGGACACTAAACTGCCCCAGGGGACCTGGAGAACCTGAGAGCAAAGAGGGGGGGAGGGTGTTCATGGGGTAGGGAGAGGtccagcatttattgagcacttactgtataCCTGATTATGATTGTGCTTGATATTGTCCCTGTTTGGAAGGTTTAATGCCTGTTTTTATGAACAAAGAAACAAGCTCCCAAGAGACAAGGAGCAATGAAGGTGACCCAGCAAGGCAACTGGGCGACAAACCATGGCTCCTTCCACCCCCCACCCTACAGCAACCTGGGCACTTGGGGTTCACAGCAAAACTCCCATGGAAGGACAGCTTTCTGGGCCCAGGATCTTATCCTCAGCCTTCCACTCCCACTCACAgtcctgggggagggaggaggacacCTCACTGGGCTGAGTCACAGAGCCCTGCAAAGACCATCTGTGccacctcccagcctccctgggtAGGTGCACACTGGGGGGTTCCTTCCAGCCACTTCAAACAGCCCCTTTGGATCATCCCACTTAGCAGGACCTCAGCTCAAGGGAGTTTTTAGCTAGGAGCGGGGAAGGGTACTGGCTGAGCAGTTTTGAAATGTTAATTCCTGGCTGTGGGTCCATCGCCAGATGCTCGGGACAAGcgctcctccttccctcccactcgCTGCTGACTGCTCTGCTCTCCACTCCCAGTTCAACCTGGCAGAGCTGGGATGAGACTCAGGTCTGGCCCGGGCTTTAGAGGAAAAGCTGCTGGTGATGAAAAGGGCCTCCCAGACGTGGGTTCCGCCCCAGCTCTGCTCATGATTAATATCTTGCTGTGACCTCGGGTAAGTCACTCATCTCCTCTGTGAAGTGGATGGTAGCAGAAATGACTAATCCGACATATAGTAAGTGTTTGATAAATGGTAAccgttattattgtttttttattggaGGGGGCTTGTCTGTGGAATCAGTGTTCTTGGATGCATGAGAGAGCCCTGGCACAGTCGCACCAGGGAAGAGGCATTAATTGAAAGCAGAATGCCAAGGAATGCAAACAGGAAAACAATAATTACAAGAACTATCATTTGCTGAGTTTGCTACGTGCCAGCTCCTGGCATAAGCACTTCACTGCAAGTTAGTATATTCCGTTTTTATAACACCATGATGCATGTATCGTTATCATCCCagttttacaagtgaggaaagtGAGGAAGTTATAGAGCAGGTAAGTgccagagctgggatttgaacccaggtcatcTGAGCCAGAGCCCACACACGCCTCTCCAGTATTTTTCACCCCAAGAGCCTAAAATGAATGCAATTGAATCTGAATTCAGTAAAATGAGGGATCAAGGCTGACTAGAGAATTCCCGCTAGGGCCTTCACAGTTCCTGGAGAATATGGCTGTCCTGATGTTTGTTGACTTAGTCTGGGCCAGGCCTCTTTGGGGAGGCCACTCACAGAGGCTAAGGTCCTAGACTCAGAGAGTAATTGTGCACTGTGGGATTCCAGCAGCGCTTCCTCCCAGAGGACGAGTTGCCTTTCCCGTAGTCCCCAGAGCCCACTGAGTGCACTGGGTTATCTGAACAGAACCAGAGCCATGTCTAGTTGGGCAGTTTAACCGTTAGGAAATGAACTTTTGCCACTCGAGCTTTGGCCTTTGAGGGGACCAGTGAGGACTCTGACAGGGGAGGACTGGGTGTCCGGTTAAAGCTGTTCCTGTGCCTGCTTATCGGATGCCCCCCACCCACCTTCTAGAATTTAGAAACATCTTTTGCTGCCTCTTGGGGAGGAGGGCATCCGGGCCATGATGGCTCAGATCTACAGTTAGGAaggtgaggcagagggagaggagaaaggtgTCACAGTCAGTCCTGGGCAAAGATGGGTAGGCGCCTCAGGAGGGAAGAAGCAGGATGAAGGAAAGTTCCAGAAGAGCACATGTGGCTGGGAGAGGGCCTGCAGCCAGAGACACGCCCACGGCTGAGCAGCTGGTTAACGGGGGAGGCAGGACTCCAGGCCAGCTCTGCCAGCCTCTGAGCCCTGTGCCACGATAGAGGgagtggtggcagcagcagtcaCCCAGGTGGGTCCGTTACCTGCCCAGCTCTGTTCTCACGCCACCTGCAGCAAAGGCAGGACTCTGCCTCCACCTCTTGGCTGGAGAGCCTGGGGCCCAGTGGACTAATGAATTTGCTTCTAGAGCCCCACCCAAGGACTCTAGGGGCAGAGGGAGCCAGGGGCTTTTCCCAGTAAAAAATGACTTGGGCAGGGCTCAGAAGAGGCCCGTTTTCCGGATGGGGCGGGAGTTGAAGGAAGTCTTGCATGACGCACAGCTCGACAGAAGTCAGGTGCTCTTTGGGCTTCGTCCGTCGGGCGAGCTCAGGAGGCGACCTGGAGCCCAGGACTCGGCCCGGGCACGGGTGCATTCCTTTTTCCTCACCTCCCCTGGCAGGTCACCAagatgctggtggtggtggtggtcctTTTTGCTCTGCTGTGGCTGCCCTATCGCACCCTGGTGGTGGTGAATTCCTTCCTGAGCCCACCCTACCTCGACCTGGGCTTCCTTCTCTTCTGCCGCCTTTGCATCTACCTGAACAGCGCCGTCAACCCCATCGTCTACGCCCTCATGTCCCAGCGCTTCCGCCAGGCCTTCCGCGGACTACTGCAGTGCCAGCTGGCCCCGCCCTGCCTCCGGCCCCAGGAGGATGCCACCATTCACAGGGTCAGTAAAGAGTGTTCCCAGCTCAGGTTGGGCTCCTAGGAGGAATCTAGGATTATGCTGGTCAGACAGGCAGGGCACCCTGGGCTGTCAGGATTATTCCTACTGGAATACAAAGTCTCTGTGCACTTGGGGAGAGAacggctggggaggagggagcctgTCCAGAGCAGCTTGCAGGGGGTCCCGGTTCATTCAGCCTAGATTCAAATACTTAGCAAGACTATTGACCATTTGAATAAGTTTGAAAATCTAAGAGGGGGATACATCTTTATAAATGACACAAAAGCACTGTACGGTCTCATGGCAGCCCAGGCGGGATTTGAGTAAGATTTTGACTAAGGTCTCCAAATTGTGGAGCTATAGGTGCGAGGAGTGGCCAGGAATCTCCTTGGAATCTACAGGTCCTCTGCCTGGGAATCCAGGGAGTTCTGTTTGCCAAGATAAATATCAAATGTTACCTCCCCCTGAAAGGTGACATGGGCTACCGTGTTCTAACAGCTGGCTCAGGGTTCAGTGCTGGCAATAGAAGTTTCCCCAGCAGCTACTGTGCAGGTGCAAAAGGTAGCAAGACTTCGTGAGCCTTTCTCCCTGCCCAGGACACAGAGGCAAAAGCCAGAAACATGACCGAGTAGGAAAACACAGTCTTTATAAGTGGAGTCTTAAAAACAAAGCTAATATGTAGACATGACTTGTTATATTCTGATGAAAAGCTATGTGTTAGTCAGCATAGGTTAGGTTTAGGTGCAGTGACAAGTGACCCCCCTAAATTAGAGAATTAACACAAAAGTTTCTTGCTTGCTCACATAATGTGGTCTTTCAAGGTCAGCTGTCTTTCATTTTGTGTCCTCAAGTTCTGAGTCACTTCAGTCTCATAGGACCAATTCCTCAATATGTGCTTCTGTGATCCTCACAGTAGAAGAAGAGAGTATGAACGGATCTCAGACTGGCAGTTGAGTGCTTTAATCAGTAAGTGACACCTGTCACTTCAGTTGGGAGCCAATAACATGACTGTCTAATTGCAAAGCAGCAGAGCATCCTGTGATCCCAAAAGTTAACAAGAACTGGCTCTGGGTGAACTAGCATTCTTCGCCACACCGTGGATGCAATACCAGAGAATGACGGTGGACAAATGGTACTCTTCTGTTTGTTGCTTCCAAACAATGGAAGAGCAGGCCCCCTTCCTAAAGCCCACTGGCCCACCATTAGCATCTGACTGTAGTCCTAGGTGAACAACCAAAACTGTGAACCTAGCCCTTTCTTGAAGCAGAGACTCCTCAGAAACTGTCCACATTTCAAAGGATGTTGAGACTCCCTTAAGGACAGTGGGAGCTGTCAATCAAACTGAGTTCTGAGTTGCTGCCTGGGAGTGAGATGTCTGAGGTCATTTCCTTGGGAGACTATGCCACTGCTGCCTTCCCCATGCCTGTGGGTCCCCACACATGTCAGACACAGACATGATGTCAGCGCCTGAGGGGACTCAAGATCAGGAAAGAATCAGGGGCAGCCCGGACAGCACAGAGTCCCACCAAGTAAATGCCTAGGGACTCTGAGACCCCGGGGCTGAGTCCCAGCTCTGTCGTTAACCTACTGCGTGACCTGGGACCTGTCAGCCATGTtctcccagcctcagtttccccatctggagACAGAAGTAGTAGAGGTTTGTCCAGTCCTAACACTCTCTCAGGCTGTTCTTCTGGTGAAGACTACAGCCCCCTTGTGAACTTCAAAGACCCAGACACCTACTTTACAGTTAACCCCATGTGGGTAACCCTGCTGGGAGACTCCCCGGACAGAATTTTCTGGGATGGTCACTGAGCCTTCATCTTCCCCTCTGCCCACTGCTAGCTCTGTCTTCCCATTGACTCTGACTCCATCATGTTGTCATGGTGATGGGAGGGAGCACCAGCCTTCTCCAGGTCCCTGTCTCTGAATTGAGAGGAACAAGGCACCCAGAGGTCCTGCTTTTAGTGTCCTGTGGAATTCATTCTCCTACATCCAGTCTTAATAGACTTTGGTCCATTAAGAGGCTGATCCCAGAACCCCAGTGTTCAGAGTGGACCAGGGGAGGTGAATATAAAGGTCTCTTGCACATCCTCCCAGCCCTAGCACCATCTGCCCTCTGTCCTGGGTGTCGCCAAGAGAGGCCTCTAGTGGGATTTGTGCTTCACTCCCATCCAGGGGAGGAGAGAAGTTGTTGAAATCTGATGCCTTAAAAAGGGGTCTGATTTTCAGATGGTTTGGAGACAGAGAGATTTAAAGACACGAGCTTCATCCCTCTGATTTGGTGGGGTTTGAATCTAGCCACCTCTTGAGGTCTCGACAATCCTTCTAAGTCCCTGAATTCGTTTGCTGAGGCACTGTACAGTGTCTTGAATGCTCTATGTCCTGCTCCTTCATCACAGATGGTGGAGAGTAACCTCACTGGGCATGAGGGGTTAGGGGGACAGAGAAGAGCCTCCGGTGAGATCCCTGGGGCCTCTCCAGGGAGATTCGACTTCGGAGCATGAGCTGGGACACTTCACTTGCAGCCATGTCGTCTGTGGACTCTGTGACACAGCCAGGCCCTGGAGGCAGTGACCCCGGGAGCCTCTTGGGTCTGTGGCCACACAGGCCGCCAGGTGCAGCCCAACGGACCCCAAAGCTGGCAGCAGTAGGTCCGAGTTCAAACTTTGCACCAAACTGGCCCCTGTTTTCTGAAGGGAAAAAAGTCTTGCCCTGCCTGTTTCACCAGAGCATTGTGACTTCGGGACGACACTCAACAGTCCACGGGTCTAACGAGGACCGTGGAAATCCTCAAGCACTGATTGTCCTGTGTGTCCGGAGGGTTGCACTGGCCGGTCATCTCACATGTCCCTCACAACCCAAAGGAGAGGCGCTATCTGCACCCGcatgttacagatgagaaaacagagccCCGAAACACGAAGTGGCTCTCTGACTGTCATGTCAGGTAAACCTGTGGAGTCAGGACTGGGGCTCCAGGTCCCTCTGATTCTAGTCTGGATTCTTAACACCACGTGTACTCTGCTCTTTCTCTAAAGTAGAAGCTGAAACTGTGTgtctctttaaaaatgaaattgcacATAGAAACCCggtataaaaatcaaaagggaagtTCTTGTCCAAGAGGGAAGGGCGGTGGATCCCTAGccctctgcttccctgctgcGGGGGAGTGTGTTTACTTCCCCAGCATCCACACTCCCCTTTCCAGTGAAGCAATTGGGTGGAACTGATCCACCGCCTCCAGGGGCGGGGCCTGATTGGTCTTAGCCAACCTGGGTGACCTCCTGCCTTTGACTGACAGATCAGGGCAATGCTAGGCCCACGACCCAGGCTGAGCCAGCAGCACATTCCCCTGACCTTGTGACTGGCTCCCGACTTTGGTTTGCTATTGATTGAATCAACATGCTCCTTATTCCCAAATGAAAGCGAGGCCTGGATGCTTCCGGAAACCATCTTTCAACCTTAAGAAATACCACTGAGGAGAAAACCaatgcacagagagagagagagagagagagagagagacagacagacagacagagacagagacagaaaccaGAGAATTCAAAGGAATCAGAACCAGACTTCACCATACTCTGATGTCCCTGTATTGGTTTGATATGTTggttgaaaaaacaaacaaacaacaacaacaacaacaacaaaacggCTAAAATGGACttaaacaataaaacattatattctctcattgttgtggtttgaatctggaatgtttcccaagagttcatgtgttgaaagcatg
The Sciurus carolinensis chromosome 2, mSciCar1.2, whole genome shotgun sequence DNA segment above includes these coding regions:
- the LOC124977210 gene encoding thyrotropin-releasing hormone receptor-like isoform X2, which gives rise to MENRTGSPERANSSGLGTMPRPPLAVQTATLILVPLVCALGVAGNVMVILVVVRSRHMVTPTNCYLVSLASADLLVLLAAGVPTVAEAASAHVWVFGHAGCLGITYLQYVGINASTGSIAAFTVERYLAICHPLRAQALCTVARAKRTAALVWLGTGAYCVLWLFLVDTREAVYADGVQVQCGYRVSRSLYLPVYFLDFTVFYVLPLGLATVLYALIARGLLARPLPPGYSGRAGSAHQGGPTCRASLLSKGRKGALGSRKQVTKMLVVVVVLFALLWLPYRTLVVVNSFLSPPYLDLGFLLFCRLCIYLNSAVNPIVYALMSQRFRQAFRGLLQCQLAPPCLRPQEDATIHRVSCLSFCVLKF
- the LOC124977210 gene encoding thyrotropin-releasing hormone receptor-like isoform X4, which translates into the protein MENRTGSPERANSSGLGTMPRPPLAVQTATLILVPLVCALGVAGNVMVILVVVRSRHMVTPTNCYLVSLASADLLVLLAAGVPTVAEAASAHVWVFGHAGCLGITYLQYVGINASTGSIAAFTVERYLAICHPLRAQALCTVARAKRTAALVWLGTGAYCVLWLFLVDTREAVYADGVQVQCGYRVSRSLYLPVYFLDFTVFYVLPLGLATVLYALIARGLLARPLPPGYSGRAGSAHQGGPTCRASLLSKGRKGALGSRKQVTKMLVVVVVLFALLWLPYRTLVVVNSFLSPPYLDLGFLLFCRLCIYLNSAVNPIVYALMSQRFRQAFRGLLQCQLAPPCLRPQEDATIHR
- the LOC124977210 gene encoding thyrotropin-releasing hormone receptor-like isoform X1, whose amino-acid sequence is MENRTGSPERANSSGLGTMPRPPLAVQTATLILVPLVCALGVAGNVMVILVVVRSRHMVTPTNCYLVSLASADLLVLLAAGVPTVAEAASAHVWVFGHAGCLGITYLQYVGINASTGSIAAFTVERYLAICHPLRAQALCTVARAKRTAALVWLGTGAYCVLWLFLVDTREAVYADGVQVQCGYRVSRSLYLPVYFLDFTVFYVLPLGLATVLYALIARGLLARPLPPGYSGRAGSAHQGGPTCRASLLSKGRKGALGSRKQVTKMLVVVVVLFALLWLPYRTLVVVNSFLSPPYLDLGFLLFCRLCIYLNSAVNPIVYALMSQRFRQAFRGLLQCQLAPPCLRPQEDATIHRVSKECSQLRLGS
- the LOC124977210 gene encoding thyrotropin-releasing hormone receptor-like isoform X3; the protein is MENRTGSPERANSSGLGTMPRPPLAVQTATLILVPLVCALGVAGNVMVILVVVRSRHMVTPTNCYLVSLASADLLVLLAAGVPTVAEAASAHVWVFGHAGCLGITYLQYVGINASTGSIAAFTVERYLAICHPLRAQALCTVARAKRTAALVWLGTGAYCVLWLFLVDTREAVYADGVQVQCGYRVSRSLYLPVYFLDFTVFYVLPLGLATVLYALIARGLLARPLPPGYSGRAGSAHQGGPTCRASLLSKGRKGALGSRKQVTKMLVVVVVLFALLWLPYRTLVVVNSFLSPPYLDLGFLLFCRLCIYLNSAVNPIVYALMSQRFRQAFRGLLQCQLAPPCLRPQEDATIHRKKRV